Proteins from a genomic interval of Osmia bicornis bicornis chromosome 13, iOsmBic2.1, whole genome shotgun sequence:
- the LOC114874858 gene encoding centrosomal protein of 78 kDa-like, with product MALPNSRNFANCYMELCKQQRLRPLPVICVTLPHSLDFTTDRVKMDDWGPILNSLSLDRSLRSISVRSRYQCRKPLEEINSEDKARTMGKAPVVLSRYLLEWLSHSVGQCIRNSPTLFSLELEGIPFPPDCLAVLCVGLSHTNTLRSLSLQRCYIGDNSCELLCRTVADVPSVRSLNLSYCDLTSKCGPALAAALSRQKLLLYHDTWKQSLRYQEPNLEAMPGLRRLTLNDNPQLGDTAATELIEAIRDSLWLKAIDLQRCGLSDKIGKDLLELLDHNTTLNILDVRQNVNLNERLVKEIIKRLEENSSDTKCEYRWLSLPQQDRKVISAGNRKRNEIENNRKPLMRPRSAVVEYMKRPYQAPLRKAVNSVNDAKKTKTRLNGPGFKNLAAQQRQQQQQQIVQNGQTKSKITLHLDLQSRIKPVINETMKNEEDDQTYEDSVQPDSERTSSKILNPSKVDAATQMARSLEMEMDSARIENIQVQLMEAKSEHYRLLEELKNSSVLLTEERKRREAAEEELQAMKSNLIELENTLKDKENETNGFVLLSQQSLDDICTSFDRLLEMLDSVTKNPNASRRETTEAAIVKADIKRRVASVIRQTKSENLRRGFVVDTDEDEIIGYTEPVRKFAKSESDMRNSVAPISTMHMERNIGDTVDVRSPILESVLYHDKEMSPRARARALFAQIVQGEPVFEFCTHVD from the coding sequence ATGGCGCTTCCGAACAGCCGAAACTTCGCCAACTGTTACATGGAACTGTGTAAGCAGCAACGGCTACGTCCACTGCCTGTCATCTGCGTGACTCTGCCCCACAGTTTAGATTTCACAACCGATCGCGTGAAAATGGACGATTGGGGtccgattttaaattctttgtCCCTCGATCGTAGTCTGCGATCGATCAGTGTTCGTAGTAGATATCAATGTCGCAAACCATTGGAGGAAATAAATTCGGAGGACAAAGCAAGAACGATGGGCAAGGCACCCGTGGTACTATCTCGTTATCTTCTCGAGTGGTTATCTCATAGCGTCGGACAGTGCATTAGAAATTCGCCAACGTTATTTAGCCTGGAACTGGAGGGCATACCATTTCCCCCGGATTGTTTAGCAGTGTTGTGTGTTGGTCTATCACACACCAACACTCTTCGTTCCTTGTCTCTTCAGCGTTGTTACATCGGAGACAACTCCTGTGAGCTGCTGTGCCGAACAGTGGCAGATGTACCAAGTGTTAGATCACTGAACCTCAGCTACTGTGATCTGACGAGCAAATGCGGACCAGCCTTAGCGGCTGCTCTGTCCAGACAGAAGCTGCTGCTGTACCACGACACTTGGAAGCAATCTCTGAGGTACCAGGAGCCGAATCTCGAGGCAATGCCAGGGTTGCGTCGACTGACTTTGAACGACAACCCTCAGTTAGGAGACACAGCAGCCACGGAGCTGATCGAGGCTATCAGAGACAGTCTGTGGTTGAAAGCGATAGATCTTCAGCGTTGTGGACTGTCCGATAAGATCGGCAAGGATCTCCTGGAGCTGCTAGATCACAACACCACCCTGAATATTCTCGATGTGAGACAGAATGTGAATTTGAACGAGAGACTGGTGAAGGAGATAATCAAACGTTTGGAAGAGAATAGTTCTGATACAAAGTGCGAGTACAGGTGGCTAAGTTTACCTCAGCAAGATCGGAAAGTGATATCAGCAGGCAACAGGAAGAGAAACGAGatagaaaataataggaaACCTCTGATGAGACCACGTAGCGCCGTGGTGGAGTACATGAAGAGGCCCTATCAAGCTCCATTAAGGAAAGCGGTTAATTCTGTGAACGATGcgaagaagacgaagacgaGACTCAATGGCCCAGGGTTTAAAAACTTAGCAGCACAACAAcgacagcaacagcagcagcagatAGTTCAAAATGGACAAACCAAGTCGAAAATCACTCTCCACTTAGATCTTCAATCCCGTATCAAACCCGTGATAAACGAAACGATGAAGAACGAAGAAGATGACCAGACTTACGAGGACAGTGTTCAGCCGGACAGCGAGAGGACGTCGTCGAAGATCCTGAATCCATCAAAAGTGGATGCTGCTACGCAGATGGCCCGTAGTTTGGAGATGGAGATGGATTCCGCCAGGATCGAGAATATCCAGGTTCAACTGATGGAAGCGAAATCGGAACACTACCGTCTCTTGGAAGAGCTTAAAAACAGCAGCGTGCTGTTAACGGAAGAACGAAAACGTCGCGAGGCCGCTGAAGAGGAACTGCAAGCTATGAAGAGCAATCTGATAGAACTGGAGAACACTTTGAAGGACAAGGAGAACGAAACCAACGGATTCGTGCTGCTTAGTCAGCAGTCTTTGGATGATATTTGCACCTCCTTCGATCGTCTACTGGAGATGCTGGACAGCGTGACGAAGAATCCGAATGCTAGCCGAAGAGAGACAACCGAGGCGGCCATTGTTAAGGCTGATATCAAGAGACGAGTCGCCTCCGTCATTCGACAAACGAAATCAGAGAACCTGAGGAGAGGATTCGTCGTGGACACCGACGAGGATGAAATCATCGGGTACACTGAACCTGTCAGGAAGTTCGCCAAGTCTGAAAGCGACATGAGGAATTCTGTTGCTCCAATTTCGACCATGCACATGGAAAGGAACATAGGTGACACCGTGGACGTTCGTTCACCGATCTTGGAGAGCGTTTTGTATCACGATAAAGAGATGTCTCCTCGGGCTAGAGCCAGGGCATTATTCGCCCAGATCGTTCAAGGAGAGCCTGTGTTCGAATTCTGCACTCACGTGGATTAG